A region of Mesorhizobium sp. AR02 DNA encodes the following proteins:
- a CDS encoding MFS transporter, with translation MQNPYAEIFRAPGTKGFAAAGFIARLPIAMAPIGIVAMLSQTRGEYWLAGAVSATFALGNAFVSPQTSRLVDRLGQTRVAVPTTLITFIAFAVLIVAANQDWPVWTLFVSALAAAAMPSMPAMVRARWTELFRGRPQMNTAFAFESVADELVYILGASLSVGLSAALFPEAGVLVSTLFLAIGWAAFILQRSSEPQVRPVGHGSAGSAIRMRPVQIITFAIIFVGATFATTEVSTIALTKELGQPGAASLVIGVYAVGSFALGIVVGALNLKAPLQRQLAIAVAVLALSTLLPLTAGSVPLLALTVFLSGVAISPTFITAFGLIERHVPEAMLTEGITWVTTGIGIGMALGAFVAGAVVDAFGAQSGFWVSVASGTIALATVLLGQRSLATRECDLDGCEAAAVPAE, from the coding sequence ATGCAAAACCCCTATGCTGAAATCTTTCGTGCTCCGGGAACCAAGGGCTTCGCGGCCGCCGGCTTCATCGCGCGCCTGCCGATTGCCATGGCGCCGATCGGCATTGTGGCAATGCTGTCGCAGACGCGCGGCGAATACTGGCTGGCGGGTGCGGTCTCGGCGACGTTTGCTCTGGGCAACGCATTCGTTTCACCGCAAACGTCGAGGCTGGTGGATCGCCTTGGCCAGACGCGGGTTGCGGTCCCCACCACCCTCATCACATTTATCGCCTTTGCGGTGCTGATTGTTGCGGCCAATCAGGACTGGCCGGTATGGACACTGTTCGTGTCGGCGCTGGCCGCAGCCGCCATGCCCAGCATGCCGGCGATGGTTCGCGCGCGCTGGACCGAGCTTTTTCGCGGACGTCCGCAAATGAACACTGCATTCGCCTTCGAGTCGGTCGCGGACGAACTGGTCTACATTCTCGGCGCATCGCTTTCGGTGGGACTTAGCGCTGCGCTGTTTCCGGAGGCCGGCGTTCTGGTAAGCACGCTGTTTCTTGCCATTGGCTGGGCCGCGTTCATCCTGCAGCGTTCGAGCGAACCACAAGTGCGGCCGGTTGGTCATGGCTCCGCCGGCTCGGCAATCCGTATGCGGCCGGTGCAGATCATCACCTTCGCCATAATCTTCGTTGGCGCGACCTTCGCGACGACGGAGGTCAGCACGATAGCGCTCACCAAGGAGCTTGGGCAGCCCGGTGCCGCCAGCCTCGTCATCGGCGTCTATGCAGTGGGATCGTTCGCGCTTGGCATTGTGGTCGGCGCGCTCAACCTGAAGGCGCCGCTACAGCGGCAACTCGCCATTGCAGTCGCCGTCCTGGCGCTCAGCACATTGCTGCCGCTCACGGCTGGCTCAGTGCCACTACTGGCCCTGACCGTGTTCCTTAGCGGCGTGGCGATCTCGCCGACCTTCATCACCGCGTTCGGCCTGATCGAGCGGCATGTGCCGGAAGCGATGCTGACCGAGGGCATCACCTGGGTGACAACAGGGATCGGCATCGGAATGGCGTTGGGCGCGTTCGTCGCCGGCGCGGTGGTGGATGCGTTCGGCGCCCAGAGCGGGTTCTGGGTCTCCGTTGCATCAGGCACGATTGCGCTGGCCACCGTGCTGCTCGGCCAACGCAGCCTGGCCACCCGCGAATGCGACCTGGATGGGTGTGAGGCTGCCGCCGTTCCAGCGGAATAG
- a CDS encoding histone deacetylase family protein: MTTRLYTHPIFLEHITPPGHPERPDRLRAIERVLDDEAFAALDRVKAPEGDEATILYAHPADFVARVRAAIPEEGLARIDADTTASPKSWQAVITAIGAANAAVDDVFTGRADNVFVAARPPGHHAEKTTAMGFCFFNTAAIAARYAQKKHGVERVAVVDWDVHHGNGTQDIFWDDPSVLYCSTHQMPLYPGTGAKSETGAGNIVNAPLAPQTGSEVFRDAFLSRVLPALDNFAPDLIIISAGFDAHHRDPLAEINLTEDDFDWATGQLMQRAARHSGNRLVSLLEGGYDLQGLAFSVAAHVGRLMKG; this comes from the coding sequence ATGACAACCCGTCTCTACACCCACCCGATCTTCCTCGAGCACATCACGCCGCCTGGCCATCCCGAGCGGCCGGACCGCTTGCGCGCTATCGAGCGCGTGCTTGACGACGAAGCCTTTGCCGCGCTCGATCGCGTCAAGGCGCCTGAAGGCGATGAGGCCACCATCCTCTACGCCCATCCTGCCGATTTCGTCGCGCGTGTGCGCGCCGCCATTCCCGAAGAGGGCCTTGCCCGTATCGATGCCGACACCACCGCCAGCCCGAAGAGCTGGCAGGCGGTGATCACCGCGATCGGCGCGGCCAACGCGGCTGTGGACGATGTCTTCACCGGCCGCGCCGACAATGTCTTCGTCGCCGCCCGTCCGCCCGGCCACCATGCCGAAAAGACCACGGCGATGGGCTTCTGCTTCTTCAACACGGCGGCGATCGCCGCGCGCTATGCGCAGAAGAAGCATGGCGTCGAGCGCGTCGCCGTCGTCGACTGGGACGTGCACCACGGCAACGGCACGCAGGATATTTTCTGGGACGATCCGTCGGTGCTCTATTGTTCGACGCACCAGATGCCGCTCTATCCCGGCACCGGCGCGAAGAGCGAGACCGGCGCCGGCAACATCGTCAACGCGCCTTTGGCACCGCAGACCGGCAGCGAGGTGTTTCGCGATGCCTTCCTGTCGCGTGTCCTGCCGGCGCTCGACAATTTCGCGCCGGATCTGATCATCATTTCGGCCGGCTTCGACGCGCACCATCGCGACCCGCTGGCCGAGATCAATCTGACCGAGGACGATTTCGACTGGGCGACCGGCCAGCTGATGCAGCGTGCGGCCCGCCACAGCGGCAACAGGCTCGTCAGCCTGCTCGAGGGCGGCTACGATCTGCAGGGACTGGCATTTTCGGTCGCCGCCCATGTCGGCCGACTGATGAAAGGATGA
- a CDS encoding pirin family protein, translating into MSFFPGKDPEAGDAFASDQIELMVIPNAKDIGGFEVRRALPTAKRRLVGPFIFFDRMGPAILRGSQAMDVRPHPHIGLSTVTYLFDGKIRHRDSLGTEMVIQPGDVNLMTAGRGIVHSERTPEELRGAPMSISGLQTWLALPDGKEEVAPVFENTAALRLPEIDAEGVRGRVVIGDFQGLRSPVRADTETLYADLRLAPGASIKIPADAEERAIYTLEGEVAISGDVFPAERLLVFRPGDEIIISSQSGAHFMLFGGASLGSKRYIWWNFVSSSKERIEQAKQEWKTGRFDIVPGDEEEFIPLPES; encoded by the coding sequence ATGAGCTTCTTTCCAGGGAAAGACCCTGAAGCGGGCGACGCCTTCGCCAGCGACCAGATCGAGCTGATGGTCATCCCGAACGCCAAGGATATTGGCGGCTTCGAGGTCCGTCGGGCGTTGCCGACCGCCAAGAGGCGGCTGGTCGGGCCGTTCATCTTTTTCGATCGCATGGGCCCGGCGATCCTGCGCGGCAGCCAGGCGATGGATGTCCGTCCGCATCCGCATATCGGCCTGTCGACGGTGACCTATCTGTTCGACGGCAAGATCCGGCATCGCGATTCGCTCGGCACCGAAATGGTGATCCAGCCCGGCGACGTGAATTTGATGACGGCCGGTCGCGGCATCGTGCATTCCGAGCGCACGCCGGAGGAACTGCGCGGCGCGCCGATGTCGATCTCCGGCCTGCAGACATGGCTGGCCCTGCCCGATGGCAAGGAGGAAGTGGCGCCGGTGTTCGAGAACACCGCTGCCCTGCGGCTGCCCGAGATCGATGCCGAAGGCGTTCGCGGCCGCGTCGTCATCGGTGACTTCCAGGGGCTGCGCTCCCCGGTGCGGGCCGATACCGAGACGCTCTACGCCGACCTCAGGCTGGCGCCGGGCGCCAGCATAAAGATCCCAGCCGATGCCGAAGAGCGCGCCATCTATACGCTGGAAGGCGAGGTCGCGATTTCGGGCGACGTCTTTCCGGCCGAACGGCTGCTGGTGTTCCGGCCCGGCGACGAGATCATCATATCGTCGCAAAGCGGTGCGCATTTCATGCTGTTCGGCGGCGCTTCGCTCGGCTCGAAACGTTACATTTGGTGGAATTTCGTCTCCTCATCCAAGGAGCGCATCGAACAGGCCAAGCAGGAATGGAAGACGGGCCGCTTCGATATCGTTCCTGGAGACGAGGAAGAGTTCATCCCGCTGCCGGAAAGCTGA
- a CDS encoding DUF1344 domain-containing protein, translating to MRTLIGAVAATLLYSTAAFAGQTEGLIKKIDKDALILTLDDGKSYKLNAETDLDALKPGMDIVIAYDVTNGENVITDMQLPDGDTN from the coding sequence ATGCGTACCCTGATTGGCGCTGTTGCCGCCACGCTGCTCTATTCCACCGCTGCTTTCGCCGGCCAGACCGAAGGCCTGATCAAGAAGATCGACAAGGACGCGCTGATTCTGACGCTGGACGACGGCAAATCCTACAAGCTGAACGCCGAGACCGATCTCGACGCGCTGAAGCCGGGCATGGACATCGTCATCGCTTACGACGTGACCAACGGCGAGAACGTCATCACCGACATGCAGTTGCCGGACGGCGACACGAACTAA
- a CDS encoding DUF2277 domain-containing protein, whose protein sequence is MCRNIKTLFNFDPPATNDEVRDAALQFVRKLSGTTRPSKQNQHAFDHAVEAIAASARELLDSLETHQHPRNREEVAAKLRAKAAIRFA, encoded by the coding sequence ATGTGCAGAAACATCAAGACCCTGTTCAATTTTGATCCGCCGGCAACCAATGACGAAGTGCGCGACGCGGCCCTTCAGTTTGTCCGCAAGCTGAGCGGAACGACACGGCCCTCGAAACAGAACCAGCATGCATTCGACCATGCGGTCGAGGCCATCGCGGCATCGGCGCGCGAGCTGCTCGATTCACTCGAAACCCATCAGCACCCGCGCAATCGCGAAGAGGTGGCGGCCAAACTGCGGGCAAAAGCGGCGATCCGCTTTGCCTGA
- the aroC gene encoding chorismate synthase has product MSHNTFGHLFRVTTWGESHGAAIGCVVDGCPPGIRFTRAEIQAELDKRRPGQSRFVTQRREPDEVKVLSGFVLDEDGETMITTGTPVSMMIENVDQRSKDYGEIARQYRPGHADYTYDVKYGIRDYRGGGRSSARETAARVAAGALARKVVPGMVVRGALVSMGEKSIDRANWNWNFIGDAENPFFTPDPASVPVFTQYLDGIRKAGSSVGAVIEIVTDGVPPGLGAPIYAKLDQDIASGLMSINAVKGVEIGNGFEAARITGEQNADEMRIGNDGKPVFLSNNAGGILGGISTGQAIIARFAVKPTSSILTPRKSIDKDGNDVEVMTKGRHDPCVGIRAVPIGEAMVACAIADHYLRHRGQTGKGVGQ; this is encoded by the coding sequence ATGTCTCACAACACGTTCGGCCATCTTTTCCGCGTCACCACCTGGGGCGAAAGCCATGGAGCAGCAATTGGCTGCGTGGTCGACGGCTGCCCCCCCGGTATCCGCTTCACGCGTGCCGAGATCCAGGCCGAACTCGACAAACGCCGGCCGGGACAGTCGCGTTTCGTCACCCAGCGCCGGGAGCCGGACGAGGTGAAGGTGCTGTCGGGCTTCGTGCTCGACGAGGACGGCGAGACCATGATCACCACCGGCACGCCGGTCTCGATGATGATCGAGAATGTCGATCAGCGTTCGAAGGACTATGGCGAGATCGCCCGCCAGTATCGGCCAGGCCATGCCGACTACACCTATGACGTCAAATACGGCATACGCGACTATCGCGGCGGCGGCCGCTCCTCCGCCCGCGAGACGGCGGCGCGTGTGGCAGCCGGTGCCTTGGCGCGCAAGGTGGTGCCGGGCATGGTGGTGCGCGGCGCGCTGGTGTCGATGGGCGAAAAGTCGATCGACCGCGCCAACTGGAACTGGAATTTCATTGGCGATGCGGAGAATCCATTTTTCACCCCCGATCCGGCTTCCGTTCCCGTCTTCACGCAGTATCTCGACGGCATCCGCAAGGCCGGTTCCTCGGTCGGCGCGGTGATCGAGATCGTCACCGACGGCGTTCCGCCGGGGCTCGGCGCGCCGATCTATGCCAAGCTCGACCAGGATATCGCCTCCGGGCTGATGTCGATCAACGCCGTCAAGGGCGTCGAGATCGGCAATGGTTTCGAGGCGGCGCGCATCACCGGCGAACAGAATGCCGACGAGATGCGCATCGGCAATGACGGCAAGCCGGTGTTCCTGTCCAACAATGCCGGCGGCATCCTCGGCGGCATCTCGACCGGTCAGGCGATCATTGCGCGCTTCGCCGTCAAGCCGACCTCGTCGATCCTGACGCCGCGCAAGTCGATCGACAAGGACGGCAACGACGTCGAGGTGATGACCAAGGGCCGGCATGACCCCTGCGTCGGCATCCGCGCCGTGCCGATCGGCGAGGCGATGGTTGCCTGCGCGATCGCCGATCACTATCTGCGCCATCGGGGACAGACGGGGAAGGGAGTAGGGCAGTAG
- the ribB gene encoding 3,4-dihydroxy-2-butanone-4-phosphate synthase, with product MPYDQKKIVEAIRAFERGEIVVVMDDDGRENEGDLIVAAVHCTPEKMAFIVRNTSGIVCTPMPREEAKRLNLQPMVADNDSAHTTAFTVSVDFKHGTTTGISADDRTLTVRNLANGNVGASDFVRPGHIFPLIAREGGVLMRSGHTEAAVDLCKLAGLPPIGVISELVNDDGTVKRGPQVQAFAEEHGLKQVSVADLIAYRQRKETLVERVACSDIDTLGGKAQVFTYTLPWDTMHHVAVVFGDIRDGEDVPVRLHSEDVVTDVFGTSHRLDAIMKAMGERKRGVIVYLREGSVGVAHQERKRPQSGDREDHEEARRRENEWREIGLGAQILKDLGISSINLIASRERHYVGLEGFGIHIAKTEII from the coding sequence ATGCCTTACGACCAGAAGAAGATTGTCGAAGCTATCCGGGCCTTCGAACGCGGCGAGATCGTCGTCGTCATGGACGATGACGGGCGCGAGAACGAGGGCGATCTGATCGTTGCCGCCGTCCACTGCACGCCGGAGAAGATGGCCTTCATCGTCCGCAACACTTCGGGCATCGTCTGCACCCCGATGCCGCGCGAGGAAGCCAAGCGGCTCAACCTGCAGCCGATGGTTGCCGACAATGATTCCGCCCACACCACCGCCTTCACCGTCAGCGTCGATTTCAAGCATGGCACGACGACAGGCATTTCGGCCGACGACCGCACGCTGACCGTGCGCAACCTCGCCAATGGCAATGTCGGCGCCTCCGACTTCGTCCGCCCCGGCCACATCTTTCCGCTGATCGCGCGTGAAGGCGGCGTCCTGATGCGTTCAGGCCATACCGAAGCGGCGGTCGACCTGTGCAAGCTCGCCGGCCTGCCGCCGATCGGCGTCATTTCCGAACTGGTCAACGACGACGGCACCGTCAAGCGGGGCCCGCAAGTGCAGGCTTTCGCCGAAGAGCATGGTCTCAAGCAGGTTTCGGTCGCCGACCTCATCGCCTATCGGCAACGCAAGGAAACGCTGGTCGAACGCGTCGCCTGCTCTGATATCGACACGCTCGGCGGCAAGGCGCAGGTTTTCACCTACACGCTGCCCTGGGACACGATGCATCACGTCGCCGTCGTCTTCGGCGACATACGCGACGGCGAGGACGTGCCGGTGCGGCTGCATTCCGAGGATGTGGTGACAGACGTCTTCGGCACCAGCCATCGGCTGGATGCCATCATGAAGGCGATGGGCGAGCGCAAGCGCGGCGTCATCGTCTATCTCAGAGAGGGTTCGGTCGGCGTCGCCCATCAGGAGCGCAAGCGCCCGCAGAGCGGCGACCGCGAGGATCACGAAGAGGCCCGCCGGCGCGAGAATGAATGGCGCGAAATCGGCCTCGGCGCGCAGATCCTGAAAGATCTCGGCATTTCCTCGATCAACCTGATCGCCTCACGCGAGCGCCACTATGTCGGCCTCGAAGGCTTTGGCATCCACATCGCCAAGACCGAGATTATCTGA
- a CDS encoding histidine phosphatase family protein, producing MYPLVYIVRHGQTAWNAEFRLQGQADTDLNVLGREQATGNGHRLAELVGDPGEFDFVASPMRRTRETMERIRAAMTLDPLAYRTDARLIEVNFGDWQSFTFAELETQSPGASRSRALDKWNFQPPGDGAESYQMLLERVKPCFDEMDRRTICVTHGGVMRTLFRFVLDMAEDEAANLEIPQDRVLKLEGKSLEWL from the coding sequence ATGTACCCGCTGGTTTATATCGTGCGCCACGGCCAGACCGCGTGGAACGCCGAGTTCCGGCTTCAGGGGCAGGCCGATACTGATCTCAATGTCCTTGGCCGCGAACAGGCGACCGGGAACGGTCATCGGCTGGCCGAACTTGTCGGCGATCCCGGGGAATTCGACTTCGTCGCCAGCCCGATGCGCCGGACGCGCGAGACGATGGAACGCATCCGCGCCGCGATGACGCTCGATCCGCTCGCCTATCGAACCGATGCACGCCTCATTGAAGTCAATTTCGGTGACTGGCAGAGTTTTACCTTTGCCGAGCTCGAGACGCAGTCACCCGGAGCAAGCCGGTCCCGCGCACTGGACAAATGGAACTTTCAGCCGCCCGGCGACGGTGCGGAGAGCTATCAGATGCTGCTCGAACGGGTGAAGCCCTGCTTCGACGAGATGGACCGCAGGACAATCTGTGTGACACATGGCGGCGTCATGCGCACGCTGTTTCGCTTCGTGCTTGATATGGCCGAAGACGAGGCCGCGAACCTGGAGATACCGCAGGATCGCGTGCTCAAACTCGAAGGCAAGAGCCTGGAGTGGCTTTAG
- a CDS encoding TetR/AcrR family transcriptional regulator, with translation MHRPRKEMIAETRAKLIAAARQAFGTTGYAEASMDDFTASAGLTRGALYHHFGDKKGLLEAVIAEIDGEMAARVNEVASKAPTRWQHFVDECTTYIEMALEPEIQRIMFRDGPAVLGDPAQWSNANACVGSMTDHLTALQGEGVVVPSVDPETAARLINGASSQAAQRIANSNDPEATSKMVVAAFKQLLEGLLRKPGS, from the coding sequence ATGCACAGACCCCGCAAGGAGATGATCGCAGAGACTCGCGCCAAGCTGATCGCCGCGGCCCGCCAGGCCTTCGGCACGACAGGCTACGCCGAAGCGTCGATGGATGATTTCACTGCCTCGGCCGGACTGACGCGCGGCGCACTCTATCATCACTTCGGTGACAAGAAGGGACTGCTGGAGGCAGTTATCGCCGAAATCGACGGCGAGATGGCGGCTCGGGTGAATGAGGTCGCCTCGAAAGCGCCGACTCGCTGGCAGCATTTCGTCGACGAATGCACGACCTATATCGAGATGGCGCTGGAGCCGGAAATCCAGCGCATCATGTTCCGCGACGGCCCGGCCGTGCTGGGCGATCCGGCACAATGGTCGAATGCCAATGCCTGCGTTGGTTCAATGACCGATCATCTGACCGCCCTGCAGGGGGAAGGGGTGGTCGTCCCGAGCGTCGACCCCGAGACCGCCGCACGGCTGATCAATGGCGCCAGCAGCCAGGCGGCGCAGCGGATCGCCAATTCGAACGACCCCGAAGCGACGTCGAAGATGGTCGTGGCGGCGTTCAAGCAACTGCTGGAGGGCCTGCTCAGGAAACCAGGTTCATAA
- a CDS encoding exodeoxyribonuclease VII small subunit: protein MAAETNEDVKAMSFEQALDALEKIVDDLERGDVPLDQSIRIYERGEALKAHCDRLLKAAEDKVEKIRLSRDGKPVGTEPLDAD, encoded by the coding sequence ATGGCTGCTGAGACCAACGAAGACGTCAAGGCGATGAGCTTCGAGCAGGCACTCGACGCGCTGGAGAAGATCGTCGATGATCTGGAGCGTGGCGACGTGCCGCTCGACCAGTCGATCCGCATCTATGAGCGCGGTGAGGCGCTGAAGGCGCATTGCGACCGGCTGCTGAAGGCCGCCGAGGACAAGGTCGAGAAGATCAGGCTGTCGCGCGACGGCAAGCCGGTTGGCACGGAGCCGCTCGACGCGGACTGA
- the dxs gene encoding 1-deoxy-D-xylulose-5-phosphate synthase, with translation MNATPHTPLLDKVRIPADLRALDESELPQLASELRLELVDAVSRTGGHLGAGLGVVELTVALHYVFNTPDDRLIWDVGHQAYPHKILTGRRDRIRTLRQEGGLSGFTRRAESEYDPFGAAHSSTSISAGLGMAAARDLAGGRNNVIAVIGDGAMSAGMAYEAMNNAGALDARLIVILNDNDMSIAPPTGAMSAYLARLASGKAYAGLRDFGKKLTSYLGKRADRAITRAVEHARGYVTGGTLFEELGFYHIGPIDGHNLEHLIPVLKNVRDNGEGPVLIHVVTQKGKGYAPAEEAADKYHGVNKFDVITGAQAKAPANAPAYTKVFAESLIQEAREDDRIVAVTAAMPSGTGLDLFGEVFPSRTFDVGIAEQHAVTFAAGLATEGYKPFAAVYSTFLQRAYDQVVHDVAIQKLPVRFPIDRAGFVGADGATHCGAFDTTFLASLPGFVVMAAADEAELRHMVRTAASYDDGPIAFRYPRGNGVGVDMPERGSVLEIGKGRIVREGTKVALLSFGTRLQDCLIAAEELGAAGLSTTVADARFAKPLDQDLIRRLARSHEVLVTVEEGAIGGFASHVLQFLAHEGLLESGLKVRPLVLPDVFADHAKPEKMYADAGLDAAGIVRTVFTALGHTARAQRA, from the coding sequence GTGAACGCAACGCCGCATACGCCGCTTCTCGACAAGGTCCGCATTCCGGCGGATTTGCGCGCGCTTGACGAGAGCGAATTGCCGCAACTGGCTTCCGAGCTTCGCCTCGAACTGGTCGACGCGGTGTCCCGCACCGGCGGCCATCTCGGCGCTGGCCTCGGCGTGGTCGAACTGACGGTGGCGCTGCATTATGTCTTCAACACCCCCGACGATCGGCTGATCTGGGATGTCGGCCACCAGGCCTATCCGCACAAGATACTCACCGGCCGCCGCGATCGCATCCGCACACTGCGCCAGGAAGGCGGCCTGTCCGGCTTCACCCGCCGCGCCGAGAGCGAATACGATCCGTTTGGCGCCGCTCATTCCTCGACATCGATCTCGGCGGGCCTCGGCATGGCCGCCGCGCGCGACCTCGCCGGCGGCCGCAACAATGTGATTGCCGTCATCGGCGACGGTGCCATGTCGGCCGGCATGGCCTATGAGGCGATGAACAATGCCGGCGCGCTCGATGCACGGCTCATTGTCATCCTCAACGACAACGACATGTCGATCGCCCCGCCGACCGGCGCGATGAGCGCCTATCTGGCGCGTCTCGCCTCGGGCAAGGCCTATGCCGGCCTGCGCGACTTCGGCAAGAAACTGACATCCTACCTCGGCAAGCGCGCCGATCGCGCCATCACGCGGGCAGTCGAGCATGCGCGCGGCTATGTCACCGGCGGCACTTTGTTCGAGGAGCTCGGTTTCTATCACATCGGCCCGATCGACGGTCACAATCTCGAACATCTGATCCCGGTGCTCAAAAATGTCCGCGACAATGGCGAAGGCCCGGTGCTGATCCATGTCGTCACCCAGAAGGGCAAGGGCTACGCGCCGGCGGAAGAAGCCGCCGACAAATATCACGGCGTCAACAAGTTCGACGTCATCACCGGCGCGCAGGCCAAGGCGCCGGCCAACGCACCGGCCTACACAAAAGTGTTCGCCGAAAGCCTGATCCAGGAGGCGCGCGAGGACGACCGCATCGTCGCCGTCACCGCCGCCATGCCGAGCGGCACGGGGCTTGACCTGTTCGGCGAAGTGTTCCCGTCAAGGACGTTTGATGTCGGCATTGCCGAACAGCATGCGGTGACCTTCGCTGCCGGTCTCGCGACCGAAGGCTACAAGCCGTTCGCGGCGGTCTATTCGACCTTCCTGCAGCGCGCCTACGACCAGGTCGTGCACGACGTCGCGATCCAGAAACTGCCGGTGCGTTTTCCCATCGATCGCGCCGGCTTCGTTGGCGCCGATGGCGCCACCCATTGCGGGGCGTTCGACACCACTTTCCTGGCGAGCCTGCCGGGCTTTGTCGTGATGGCGGCGGCCGACGAGGCGGAGCTACGCCACATGGTGCGCACGGCGGCAAGCTACGATGACGGCCCGATCGCCTTCCGCTATCCGCGCGGCAACGGCGTCGGCGTCGACATGCCGGAACGTGGCTCGGTTCTCGAAATCGGCAAGGGCCGCATCGTCAGGGAAGGCACCAAGGTAGCACTCCTGTCTTTCGGCACGCGGCTGCAGGATTGCCTGATCGCCGCCGAGGAACTCGGTGCGGCCGGGCTTTCCACCACCGTTGCCGATGCCCGTTTCGCCAAGCCACTCGACCAGGATCTGATCCGGCGGCTGGCCCGCTCGCACGAGGTTCTGGTGACGGTGGAGGAGGGCGCCATCGGCGGCTTCGCCAGCCACGTGCTGCAGTTCCTTGCTCATGAAGGACTGCTGGAAAGCGGCCTGAAGGTGCGCCCGCTGG
- a CDS encoding GNAT family N-acetyltransferase — MNASLPLSQRSERLLLRRPAQADLDFLIDLFSRWEPVAHRPDPVADTPQQSAARLARDIGHWDKHGFGRWAVEADGKLIGFGGVTVSADFDGLNLSYHLHPESWGHGYATELVAAALQAAFGPLHADRVIGLVRAANPASRRVLEKCGFTFEQEVMLHGAPTMLFALARPRWISSPAA, encoded by the coding sequence ATGAACGCGTCATTGCCTCTGAGCCAGCGCAGCGAGCGGCTTTTGCTGCGCCGGCCGGCGCAGGCTGATCTGGATTTCCTGATCGATCTCTTCTCACGCTGGGAACCTGTCGCCCATCGCCCCGATCCTGTTGCGGACACGCCTCAGCAGAGCGCCGCCAGGCTGGCTCGCGACATCGGCCACTGGGACAAGCATGGCTTTGGCCGCTGGGCGGTCGAAGCCGATGGAAAGCTGATCGGCTTCGGCGGTGTCACCGTCTCGGCGGATTTCGACGGCCTGAACCTGTCCTACCATCTTCATCCGGAAAGCTGGGGACATGGCTATGCCACGGAACTGGTTGCGGCGGCGCTGCAGGCCGCGTTCGGCCCTCTGCATGCCGACCGGGTCATTGGCCTCGTCCGCGCCGCCAACCCCGCATCGCGGCGCGTGCTGGAGAAATGCGGCTTCACCTTCGAACAAGAGGTGATGCTGCACGGAGCGCCAACAATGCTTTTTGCGCTGGCACGACCGCGCTGGATTTCAAGCCCTGCCGCATAG